The Eurosta solidaginis isolate ZX-2024a chromosome 4, ASM4086904v1, whole genome shotgun sequence genome includes a window with the following:
- the Ass gene encoding argininosuccinate synthase gives MVEKVILAYSGGLDTSCILKWLLDKGYEVICLMADVGQKEDFEAACKKALKIGASEVIVKDVKEKFVEHYIWPAIQMGLIYEERYLLGTSLARPCISVALVEAAKKQKAKYIAHGATGKGNDQVRFELNAYALLPQIKIIAPWRDDEFCKQFQGRLDLIEYAKKHDIPVSAKPTAPWSTDANILHISYESGVLEDPYHVAPESLYEMTVDPLTKAPKTTTRVSVHFSNGLPTTVIDQSTSKKYTKPLDILQFLNELGGAYGIGRIDIVENRFVGLKSRGVYETPGGNILFTAHQDLEVFCLDREVLRTKQILRNRMADYVYNGFWFSPEAQYARRCIEISQEHVSGEVVVELVPGYARAVARKPTKESSGLYNEELVSMDVHGGYVASDASGFIAINSVRIREHVRAFGDYEMH, from the exons ATGGTTGAGAAAGTGATTTTAGCTTATTCTGGTGGCCTAGATACCAGCTGCATACTGAAATGGCTTTTGGACAAAGGTTATGAAGTAATCTGCCTGATGGCTGATGTAGGACAAAAGGAAGATTTTGAGGCAGCGTGTAAAAAGGCATTGAAGATTGGTGCTTCCGAGGTTATAGTCAAGGACGTGAAGGAGAAATTCGTAGAACATTATATTTGGCCAGCAATACAAATGGGTTTGATCTATGAGGAGCGTTATCTGTTAGGTACGTCTCTAGCGCGTCCCTGCATATCTGTCGCACTCGTCGAAGCAGCCAAAAAGCAGAAGGCCAAGTATATAGCACATGGCGCCACTGGCAAAGGTAACGATCAAGTGCGGTTTGAATTGAATGCATACGCGCTGTTGCCGCAGATTAAG ATTATTGCACCATGGCGAGATGATGAATTTTGCAAACAATTCCAAGGCCGTTTGGATCTCATAGAATATGCCAAAAAACATGATATCCCAGTCAGTGCGAAACCAACTGCACCTTGGAGCACAGATGCGAACATATTACACATTAGCTACGAGTCAGGTGTTCTAGAAGATCCCTACCATGTTGCTCCAGAATCACTATACGAAATGACAGTGGATCCACTCACCAAAGCACCGAAAACAACCACACGTGTATCGGTGCACTTCTCCAACGGACTACCCACCACTGTGATTGACCAATCCACAAGCAAAAAATACACAAAACCCCTCGACATACTGCAATTCCTAAATGAGTTGGGCGGTGCATATGGTATAGGACGCATTGATATTGTAGAGAATCGCTTTGTTGGCCTCAAATCGCGTGGCGTTTACGAAACACCTGGCGGTAATATACTCTTCACAGCACATCAGGACTTGGAAGTATTCTGTTTGGATCGTGAAGTATTGCGTACCAAACAAATTTTGCGTAATCGTATGGCAGACTACGTATATAATGGTTTCTGGTTTAGTCCAGAGGCGCAATATGCACGTCGTTGTATAGAGATCTCCCAAGAACATGTCAGCGGTGAAGTTGTGGTTGAGTTAGTACCGGGTTATGCGCGCGCTGTTGCACGCAAGCCGACGAAGGAGTCGAGCGGCTTATACAACGAAGAGCTAGTCTCTATGGATGTACATGGTGGATATGTGGCAAGCGATGCGAGTGGTTTCATTGCGATCAATTCGGTGCGTATTAGGGAGCATGTGCGCGCTTTTGGTGATTATGAAATGCACTGA